One window from the genome of Nicotiana tomentosiformis chromosome 5, ASM39032v3, whole genome shotgun sequence encodes:
- the LOC104095939 gene encoding pentatricopeptide repeat-containing protein At1g06143, producing MSAKNKILSIVNQLKICTSSKQLESLYTLILKYGAATKDCFLMNQCIATCSTLNSTDFASFAFSQMENPNVFVYNALIRAFVNCHSPLNALKLYIDMFKKPQNSPNSYTFSSVIKGCTLMCASRLGECVHVQILKYGFGSHVFVQTGLIDFYSNLGRVDLSRLVFDEMLERDNFAWAAMVSAHAKAGQLGGARSLFDEMPEKITPAWNAMINGYARTGDIESAELLFREMSRKDLISWTTMINCYSHNGIYGRAIEVFCDMKSNLITPDEVTMTSVISACAHLGVLDQGKEMHLYVMQKGFDLGVHIGSALIDMYAKCGSLERSLLVFYKLRDKNLFCWNSVIDGLAVHGYAEEALAMFSRMEKEKVMPNGVTFVSVLTACTHAGLVEEGRKRFLTMAGYYGIIPEMEHYGCMVDLLCKAGLPEEALEIIRSMRMEPNAVVWGALLGGCKLQKNLEIAQVAVKKLSILEPKNSGYYALLVNMYADANRWSEVARIRAILRGLGVEKECPGSSWIEIEKKIHQFAACDNYHHSSQEIYSLLDGLDGQLKLAGHVQALGFVF from the coding sequence ATGTCCGCAAAGAACAAAATCCTTTCTATAGTAAACCAACTGAAAATATGTACAAGTTCAAAGCAGCTGGAATCCCTTTACACTTTGATACTAAAATATGGCGCTGCAACTAAAGACTGTTTCTTGATGAACCAATGCATTGCCACATGTTCTACACTTAATAGCACAGATTTTGCATCCTTTGCATTTTCCCAAATGGAAAATCCCAATGTATTCGTTTACAACGCATTAATAAGAGCTTTTGTTAATTGTCACAGCCCACTTAATGCTTTAAAGTTGTATATAGACATGTTTAAAAAACCTCAAAATAGTCCAAATAGCTACACGTTTTCGTCAGTAATTAAGGGCTGCACGTTGATGTGTGCTTCAAGATTAGGGGAATGTGTTCATGTGCAGATTTTGAAATATGGTTTTGGATCCCATGTTTTTGTTCAAACTGGTTTAATTGATTTTTACTCTAATTTAGGTAGAGTTGATTTATCAAGattagtgtttgatgaaatgcttgaAAGAGATAATTTTGCTTGGGCTGCAATGGTTTCAGCTCATGCTAAGGCTGGTCAGTTGGGTGGTGCTAGAAGTTTGTTCGATGAAATGCCTGAAAAAATTACCCCTGCTTGGAATGCTATGATTAATGGGTATGCGAGAACCGGGGATATTGAGTCAGCTGAGTTGTTGTTCAGGGAAATGTCGAGGAAGGATTTGATATCGTGGACAACGATGATTAATTGTTACTCTCATAATGGGATATATGGACGAGCTATAGAGGTTTTCTGTGACATGAAGAGTAACTTGATCACTCCTGATGAAGTAACAATGACTAGTGTTATTTCTGCTTGTGCGCATCTTGGTGTCCTGGATCAAGGAAAGGAGATGCATCTTTATGTTATGCAAAAAGGTTTTGATCTTGGTGTGCATATCGGGTCTGCATTAATTGACATGTATGCAAAATGCGGGAGCTTGGAGAGATCACTCTTGGTATTCTATAAATTGAGGGATAAAAACCTTTTTTGTTGGAACTCTGTTATTGATGGACTGGCTGTTCATGGTTATGCAGAAGAGGCATTAGCTATGTTTAGCAGGATGGAGAAAGAGAAGGTAATGCCGAATGGTGTTACCTTCGTCAGCGTTCTTACAGCCTGTACACATGCAGGGCTAGTTGAGGAGGGTCGGAAGAGGTTTCTAACTATGGCCGGGTACTATGGTATCATTCCTGAAATGGAGCACTATGGTTGCATGGTTGACCTATTGTGTAAAGCTGGTTTGCCAGAGGAAGCACTTGAGATTATTAGAAGCATGAGAATGGAGCCAAATGCTGTTGTTTGGGGTGCTTTACTTGGTGGGTGCAAGCTTCAGAAGAACTTGGAAATTGCTCAAGTTGCTGTTAAAAAGTTGAGTATTTTGGAGCCAAAGAATAGTGGCTATTACGCCCTCCTAGTGAACATGTATGCTGATGCAAATAGATGGAGTGAAGTAGCCAGGATCAGGGCAATCTTGAGAGGATTAGGAGTAGAAAAAGAATGTCCAGGTTCCAGTTGGATCGAAATAGAGAAAAAGATCCACCAGTTTGCTGCTTGTGATAATTATCACCACTCTTCACAGGAGATTTATTCCTTACTAGATGGATTAGATGGGCAACTTAAGCTGGCTGGACATGTTCAAGCGCTTGGATTTGTGTTCTAA
- the LOC104086755 gene encoding 14-3-3-like protein F: MSSSRDEFVYMAKLAEQAERYEEMVEFMEKVVTTADGGEELTIEERNLLSVAYKNVIGARRASWRIISSIEQKEESRGNEDHVTSIKTYRSKIESELTSICNGILKLLDSNLIGAASTGDSKVFYLKMKGDYHRYLAEFKTGAERKEAAENTLSAYKSAQEIANAELAPTHPIRLGLALNFSVFYYEILNSPDRACNLAKQAFDEAIAELDTLGEESYKDSTLIMQLLRDNLTLWTSDMQDEGTEEMKEVAKPDNEEH, encoded by the exons ATGTCGTCGTCGCGCGATGAGTTCGTGTACATGGCGAAGCTTGCGGAGCAAGCCGAGCGGTACGAGGAGATGGTAGAGTTCATGGAGAAGGTCGTAACCACCGCGGACGGCGGCGAGGAACTAACCATCGAAGAACGTAACCTTCTCTCCGTAGCTTACAAAAACGTGATCGGAGCACGACGAGCCTCGTGGCGGATCATTTCCTCTATTGAGCAAAAAGAAGAGAGCCGAGGCAACGAAGATCACGTGACCTCTATTAAAACTTACAGATCTAAGATCGAGTCGGAGTTGACATCGATCTGTAACGGTATACTCAAGCTGCTCGATTCGAATCTCATCGGCGCTGCTTCTACCGGAGATTCTAAGGTGTTTTATTTGAAAATGAAAGGAGATTATCATCGGTATTTGGCCGAGTTTAAGACCGGAGCTGAGAGAAAAGAAGCTGCTGAGAATACTCTTTCGGCTTACAAGTCCGCTCAG GAAATTGCAAATGCGGAACTGGCACCTACACATCCCATTCGATTGGGGCTAGCTCTCAATTTCTCTGTATTTTACTATGAGATATTGAATTCTCCTGATCGTGCTTGTAATCTCGCCAAACAG GCCTTTGATGAGGCGATCGCTGAGCTTGACACGTTGGGGGAGGAGTCCTACAAGGATAGTACGTTGATAATGCAGCTTCTTCGCGATAATCTGACTTTGTGGACCTCCGACATGCAG GACGAGGGAACTGAAGAGATGAAAGAAGTAGCAAAACCGGATAATGAGGAGCACTAA
- the LOC104095935 gene encoding prohibitin-3, mitochondrial-like yields the protein MGSNQAVLSLLRNIAGAAFGIGVGATALSSSLYTVDGGQRAVLFDRFRGVIDETVGEGTHFLIPWLQKPFIFDIRTKPHTFSSFSGTKDLQMVHLTLRVLSRPQVSRLPDIFKTLGLEYDEKVLPSIGNEVLKAVVAQFNADQLLTERPQVSALVRESLIRRAKDFNIELDDVAITHLSYGAEFSKAVEQKQVAQQEAERSKFVVMKAEQERRAAIIRAEGESESAKLISDATAAAGMGLIELRRIEASREIASTLAKTPNVAYLPKLNMLLGLNAAR from the exons ATGGGTAGCAATCAAGCAGTACTATCACTTCTGAGAAACATAGCAGGAGCCGCATTCGGAATCGGCGTCGGCGCAACGGCTCTCAGCTCCTCCTTGTACACCGTCGACGGCGGCCAACGCGCCGTACTCTTCGACCGATTCCGAGGAGTCATCGACGAAACCGTCGGTGAAGGAACTCATTTTTTGATCCCATGGCTTCAAAAACCTTTCATCTTCGATATTCGTACGAAGCCTCATACATTCTCCTCCTTCTCTGGTACAAAAGATCTCCAGATGGTCCATCTTACCCTCCGTGTTCTCTCTCGCCCTCAAGTTTCTCGTCTTCCTGACATTTTCAAAACCCTGGGTCTCGAG TATGATGAGAAGGTCCTTCCTTCCATCGGCAATGAAGTTCTCAAAGCTGTCGTCGCACAATTCAACGCGGATCAGCTTCTCACAGAGCGTCCACAGGTGTCTGCATTGGTTCGTGAGAGTTTGATTCGTCGTGCAAAGGATTTCAACATTGAGCTTGATGATGTGGCGATAACCCATTTATCATATGGTGCTGAATTTTCTAAAGCTGTGGAGCAGAAGCAGGTTGCCCAGCAGGAGGCAGAGCGGTCCAAGTTTGTTGTGATGAAGGCTGAACAAGAACGGAGGGCAGCTATTATTAGGGCTGAAGGAGAGAGTGAGTCTGCTAAGTTGATTTCTGATGCAACTGCAGCTGCTGGAATGGGTTTGATTGAGCTGAGGAGGATTGAGGCTTCGAGGGAGATTGCTTCGACCTTAGCTAAGACTCCCAATGTGGCTTACTTGCCCAAACTGAACATGCTACTGGGACTGAATGCAGCACGTTGA